The following is a genomic window from Fusarium oxysporum Fo47 chromosome IV, complete sequence.
TCCTCACGTTCCTTCAAAATACACATCGCTAGGACAATCCTATTACACGATATGGAGACAGGAGGGTATAAGACGGGGTCTCTATGGTGGATGGGTTCCTGCGCTTGGAGGTTCATTCCCAGGAACGGTCATGTTCTTCGGCACATATGAATGGAGCAAGCGATTCTTGATAGATCACGGCGTGCAACAGCATATTTCATATCTCTCAGCAGGTACGGCACCCGAATGAGATTCAGCAGCAGTACAAACACTAACAAACTCATAGGTTTCCTTGGAGATCTTGCAGCATCTATTGTCTACGTACCTTCAGAAGTTCTCAAGACACGACTCCAGCTTCAAGGTCGCTACAACAACCCCCATTTCACATCTGGCTACAACTACCGCGGTACTGTCGACGCTGCTCGGACCATCGTGCGCGCGGAAGGCGCCTCCGCCTTGTTCTACGGTTACAAGGCCACTCTCTACCGTGATCTGCCCTTCTCAGCACTGCAGTTCATGTTCTGGGAACAGTTCACCACTTGGGCTCGCAAATACAAGCAGAGCCGCGACATCGGAGTTTCCCTAGAGCTTCTTACCGGTGCCGCAGCTGGTGGTCTCGCCGGTGTTATTACCTGTCCCCTCGACGTTGTCAAGACACGACTTCAGACTCAAGTCAACACACCAACAGAGTCCCGACATCCCAAAGACCATCATGCCAACTCACAAGTTCGACACATTTCCACCTCTTCTCCCAGCACACATCGGCCACGACCTGGCGCCATTGCTCTCGAAACCTCCTCCGTCTTCACCGGCCTACGGGTCATCTACCGCACAGAGGGTGTCGCAGGATGGTTCCGCGGTGTCGGACCCCGAGGAGTATGGACATTCATCCAGAGTGGCTGCATGCTGTTCTTGTACCAGCGACTCCTCCGACAGCTTGAGGTTCTGATGCCCGTCGAACGGGGAGAAATGTAAAAATCTCCACACATACACATATACATACACATACACATACACATACACCCTGTTCTCACCTTGTCGTTAACTGCCTTACTTGCTATGA
Proteins encoded in this region:
- a CDS encoding mitochondrial carrier domain-containing protein — translated: MPLGLQQQDSDLVFAQSTTTNDGSTTAASDFAPSPEHRHAAWTGRRSESSRSKASDQNMTAQDVEAEGRPPYLHAMIAGGIGGSTGDLLMHSLDTVKTRQQGDPHVPSKYTSLGQSYYTIWRQEGIRRGLYGGWVPALGGSFPGTVMFFGTYEWSKRFLIDHGVQQHISYLSAGFLGDLAASIVYVPSEVLKTRLQLQGRYNNPHFTSGYNYRGTVDAARTIVRAEGASALFYGYKATLYRDLPFSALQFMFWEQFTTWARKYKQSRDIGVSLELLTGAAAGGLAGVITCPLDVVKTRLQTQVNTPTESRHPKDHHANSQVRHISTSSPSTHRPRPGAIALETSSVFTGLRVIYRTEGVAGWFRGVGPRGVWTFIQSGCMLFLYQRLLRQLEVLMPVERGEM